Below is a window of Impatiens glandulifera chromosome 2, dImpGla2.1, whole genome shotgun sequence DNA.
tataacatttttaattttatttttaaccgttgtaaatttataaacgggtcaacccacaatccgactcaagtattcatttactctcacatatatatctaaattaacaatggctctcgactcgacaatccgaatattttgaaaattatgcattattatatatatatatattagttagttaaaatgttgaacttatattgttaaaatgtctcgcgctcatcaaatttgatattgaatttaaaatataaagttttattagcctagttggttaaatggttgtacttattttattgggaagaatgtcaattttaccaTGGAACTATAATGAAATATCCACGtttatcactgaactaatttttgttcgttcatacCATTGTAGTTGAGTTTAATGTTCATCTATGTCACTGCTGGACAAAAACATCCAATTCCGTCAAGTTTTCCGTTAGATGATGACACGTGTGAttgatatgttatttaaaaaaaataatatatatatattatatttttatttttatttttattcataatttctaaataataaaacttttatatttttaaaaccaaacaatATAGACATTTTGAGAGACACTaacaataattcacttttttttaaaattaatatatttttaacatttatttttattagcgttattatttagaaatgttaataaaaataaatgttgaaaatatattaattaaaataaagtgaattattgttaatgcttctcaaaatatataatttatttgattaatacttttgaaaatgtaaattaagttttattatttaaaatagtgaataaaaataaaaatataatatatattaaattttaaaaaatgacatgtcaATCACACGTGTCATTATTTAACGGAAAACTTAAcggatttgaatatttttgtcCAGCAGTGACATAGATAACAGTGACATAGATGAACATTAAACTCAACTACAGTGGTATGAATGAACACAAATTAGTTTAGCGATGTACGTAAATATTCCGTTATAGTTcgatgataaaattgacattatttccttattttattaggtagtaagttcgaaacatacatataatatttttaattttatttttaaccgttttaagtttatgagcaaatcaacccacaatccgacccacgTATCCATTTacttatattcaaattaactacaatTCTCGACCAAACAATCTGAACATTTTGAAACCCGACAATCtgaacattttgaaaattaaaatcattatttatatatatatatatatatatatatatatatatatatatatatattaaaaataaataaaaagattataaaaaacataCGAAGTGTCCAAAGTTCATCCAACCGTCTAAACAAATGAGATTAATAGAATAGtgtgtaaaaattataattaactaataataatattgggcaaaaatatgtatatataatttattagtaatTAGAACATTTTCAATGactattaatttgtttttgtcaatCTTAATCAATCCCagttaatatcattattttgtaAGGGTATTAATTAGATCAGGTTCATTTTATACACATTTCAAGAGGTTAGACTAGAGAAATGTAATCagaattctaattaattattaaatttcaaatattttcgcAGCCTCCAAGACTTCAAATAATTCCACATTGTCCCAATTGGCAATTGGTATGTTAGGTTGGTGGCGGTTTTTCCtgtttaattaatagttaaccatataatatatatatatatatatatatatatatatatatatatatatatatatatatatatatatatatatatatatatttgcatatttataaaaactcataaatttttaatattattataactaattaaaataaatttcccCATATAAATACTCCATCTCCTTCTTCCATTTTTCTCATTCTGCTCTATCTAGCCAATTAAGAAGAACATTATGGGTAGTTTGGTGGGTCATTTAGCACCATGTTTAGGGttctttattaaataatgaattaataatgCAATACATAAGCATTATACTGAACCGTAGCATCTCCACTCTTGAGGTCAAAGAAATATGTTTGGGCCTGAACATATCCCCGGGCGAGGCGAAAAAGACCGGTTCCGCCCACCACCGCCATCTCCCGCACCTTCGAAAACACGGTGTTCCTTCCAAGAACCGTGATCGTACTTCCGTTGTACTCCCCTTCTGTGAAAGCAATATTCATCAGCATCAACAATCCCATCTCTTCTAACGAAGCCGAGGCGTATAACCCTTGTCCCTGTCCAACTCTTTTCGAGGTTATGTTAGGGCCCAAAGTTAATGGGTTGTCCATAATATTCACTAGACCGAAGAACGTTGCTGAGCTATTGGTTTTTGGCGGCACAACCGTCACTGAGCTTGGCTTCGGACCACTGACCACATCATGCCAGTAGAACCTGAAACGGGCCGGTCCAGTTAAAAAAAGTTCTCTtctcaaataatcaatcataaacataaccaaaccaaacaaaacaaaacctGAAATGGGTCAACTTCTCTTTGTTCATGCGGAGGAGCTTCGGGTTCATGCTGCTGCCGAATGTATCCTGGG
It encodes the following:
- the LOC124927957 gene encoding dirigent protein 22-like, whose amino-acid sequence is MVACKFFYLFITLPILLSAINVASAQDTFGSSMNPKLLRMNKEKLTHFRFYWHDVVSGPKPSSVTVVPPKTNSSATFFGLVNIMDNPLTLGPNITSKRVGQGQGLYASASLEEMGLLMLMNIAFTEGEYNGSTITVLGRNTVFSKVREMAVVGGTGLFRLARGYVQAQTYFFDLKSGDATVQYNAYVLHY